The Pseudanabaena yagii GIHE-NHR1 genome segment ATGCGAACCACAAATGGTAAGGAGTTTATGCAAACTCGCAAAGTCCCCATCGGTTCCAACTGGCCATCACGCAAGCCTAATGATTCACCAAAACCTGCGGTAGTTGCCATTCGCAAGATTGATAATACTGCGATCTAATAAGTAGCTCAGCTCGACAAATGCTGCCAAATGGGAGGATTCACTTTGCGATTCTTTCCGTTTGGCAGCATTGTTGCTATCTAGTGAGTTTTAGAATACTTTTAGCTTTAGTTTGGTAAAAATCAGTATTAAAAGCGATCGCATCAAATAATCTCTGCAAAAGGCGATCGCTATTCGATGAGTGCTACCATCAGTAGTATTGTGAGTAGTATAAAATAGTTGTGAAAGTATCTATTTCTCTGCCAGATGAGTTAGTTCACTACGTTGATGATCGCGTAGAAAATCGCAGTCGGCTCATTGAGGGGTTACTACAAGCATGGCGGAAGCAGCAGGAAAAGCAGGCGATGGTTGAGGCTTGTTTGTTGTTAGATGAGTTGTCAAATGATGAGGAAGCGACATGGCAGCAAGCGGCGATTATCGATTGGGAAGTATCTGGCTAGTAAGTTTCGATCCTTCGATTGGTACAGAAATTCGCAAAACTCGTCCTGCGGTGATTATTTCTGGAACTGCTTTTAATCAGCGTAGTAAGTTAACTGTGTTACCGATTACTTCTGCTAATCCTAGCGATCGCCTACTGCCAGTGATTGTGCCTTTGATTCCTTCTGTTACGAATAGGCTTAGCAGTAATAGTTTTGTGGTCAGTGTCAATCCGATGACTTTTGATAAACGTAGATTGATTCAATGTCTTGGACAGGTAGAACCGAATCAATTGGAAGAAATACAACAGATTTTGGTTAGGTATTTAGAAATTTAACTAGAAACGATATTTTAAAAAGCGATCACACTTTTACTAAAAAGACGAAATAACTTTTGTATATTGAACCTTTGCTCTCTGTTTAAAACTAGCAAAGTCAATAACTTCTGAAGTTCTTGCGGCTTCCCAAATTTCGTTGACGATCTCAGTCAATGCTGGTATTACAAGTAAAATATATTGCCCCACGCCTTTGTCACTTCTGCCTCCAACCTTCATCGCAGAAGGCATTTTTTCTGAAAAATCTTGCCAGTCTTGTTGAATCCAAAATACTTCATCATCTATTACGACAAGCTGTTTATCCCTTAAATTATCGTCAAATCCACTCTTGTTCAGAAATTCCACTATTTTGCGGACGGTCTGAAGTGATATTTCTTGCCGAAGGTGCTTGATTGCACGAATTTCAAGAATTTGTTCCCAAGTATAAATAACGGTAGGTTTGCGAGACTTGCCAATCCTTTGAGGTATCACAAGCTCTTTCATTTCTAAATACTGAAGCCGATTTGATGTAGTTTCGGTAAGAGCTAGAGTTTCTGATCGTGTAAAACCTTCTATAAGAACCATAAGTTGAAGGGCAGTATTAATGTATTACCTTTTGACAAGTTTATAATACATTTGATTAGAATTTACATTTGAAGTGATATTATCTTTGTAAAGTAGCTTTAATCTAGATAGCTAAACTAAATCTAGATTTTTCAAGAAATAGCTCATTGATTATTTAATTTAAATTGATCTTGAGTGCAATTGGTTTGGAATTATGTCGCAGTCTGGGATGCTAGAACTAGCTCACAAAAAACTTTATTGGCCGAAACCTGAGCAGATCTGGGAACCTAGTGGCTCTGGTCCAAAGGTTTATGCTCAATTGGCTAAAGAAAAAATTGAAGAAAAAATCACGAGAGACAAGCAAAAATTCCCAGATGCAAAAGGTGCAAAAGTTAGTGTCTTGGCGGCTAACCCAGAAGGTGATGAAACAGAATCACCGATTGCAATTATATGTCAATTTACTAGATCTGTCTCTTCAGTAACAATTAAAGAAGTACATAGATTAGCATGGAGCTTTAGTCGGGCGCGATCACTAATCACAATAGAACCGAGCTTAATTCGAGTTTGGTCTTGCTGTGAACCACCTACAGAAGAAGAGGAACTTAAAGAGGTTGCAAGTGTAACTAAGGCTCATCTTTCTGAACAAGCTGATCTTTCTGAGCAAGCAGCAAATGCTCTGCAATGGGTTGAGTTAGTCTCTGGGAATTTTTTCCAAAACCATGAGAATCGGTTTAAAAGAAGTGGTGCTGCCGACCAAATGCTATTGGACAATCTCAAGGAAGTTAGACAACAGCTTGAGGTTGATGGTTTGGATGTTGAAACTATCCATGACCTACTAGCAAGAATTATTTTTATTCAGTTCTTATTTCAGAAGCAAGATTCTAAAGGTGAACCTGCTCTGAATGAAAGGATTTTGCAAGATTTGCATTCACAAGAAGTTTTATCTAAATCTTATAGGAAATTATCTGAGATTCTTGATAACTTTGATGATACTTACAGTCTTTTTCGTTGGTTGAATGACAAGTTTAATGGAGATTTATTTCCAGGGAAAGGTGAAACAGAAGAAGAACGTGAATCTGAATGGCAAGAAGAAATACAAAAAGTTAGAGTAGAAGAAAACCGATATCTAAAAAAGCTTGCAGATTTTGTCAGAGGAGATCTAAAGATGCAAGATGGACAATTTTGCTTGTGGAAATATTATTCTTTTGATGTTATTCCGCTTGACTTCATTAGCAGTATTTATGAAGAGTTTGTTAATAAAAAAGCAGGAGAAGGTGTTCACTATACCCCAGAATATATTGTTGATTTTATCTTGGATGGCGTTCTTCCTTGGGAGCAAACAGAATGGGATCTCAAAATCTTAGATCCTGCTTGTGGTTCTGGAATCTTTTTGGTAAAAGCTTTCCAGAGATTGATTTACCGATGGGAATTAGCTCATGATAATGAAAGAATTTCAGCAAATGTTTTAAGATATTTGCTTGAGAATAATATCTTTGGTGTTGATATTGATAAAGAAGCGGTTAGGGTTGCATCTTTTAGTCTCTATATGACGATGGTAGATAGTATTGATCCTCTAAAATATTGGGAAAACCAAGTTCGGTTTCCTCGATTAAGGAACCAAAGACTAATTCATTCAGATTTTTTTGCAGAAGATAAAGAAGGATTTCGTACCGATCAAGATGCTGAGACTTATGACTTGGTGTTGGGTAATGCGCCTTGGGGCGATGGGACACTTACACCCTTAGCGTCTGAATGGCAAAAGAGAGATAAAGGTCGGTGGTTTGTTCCTGATAAAAATATTGGTCCGCTATTTTTACCCAAAGCGGCTGTTTTGACCAAACCAGGTGGGCAGATATCGATGATGCAACCTGTATTCATACTAATTTTGAGTCAACTAGGTACTGCAAAGGAGTTTAGAAATAATTTATTTTCAGAATATTGTGTTGAAGAGATTATTAATCTAGCAATTTTACGATTTGAGATTTTTAAAAATGCAATTTCTCCAGCTTGTATTATTACTCTTTCTGTACAAAAGCCTAATATTGAACATTTAATTGTTTATATATGCCCTAAACCTAGTTGCAGCAATGAAGATAACTACTACATAAAAATTGAGCCGCAAGATATTAACACCATATATTTACAAGAAGCTATATGTCAACCTTTGGTATGGACTGTTTTAATGTGGGGAGGTAGACGAGATTTAAATCTGATACAACATTTAGCTAGACATGAAAGCTTATCTAAATATGAGGAAAAAGGTCTTGTGAAAACGCGACAAGGCGTAATTCCAGGAGATAGGAAAAAGCATCAAGAAGAACTACTTGGAAGAAGAAGAATATGGCAAGCCAAGTTCCCTCAAAATACTTTTCTAAAGCTAAATGCTAAAGATCTACCTATTAATAAAGATCCAATGACTCACTCAAGAGATTCAACGAATTTCTCAGCGTTTGAAATTCCGCAGCTTATTCTTAAGCAAAGTTGGCAGGCTTCAAGTAAGCGATTTCGAGCTGCTATTATTGAACCTGATGAAGATAGTCATCAAGGTGTTATTTGTTCTGAAACTTGTGTGAGCGTTCATATACCTGACGATTATGCTGATCTTCTTAAGACTGCATGTCTAATTTACAACAGTAGAATAGCAGTATATTACTTATTTCTATTAAATGCTTCTTTTGCTTCTGAGCGCCCAAAAGTTACTGTGGGAAACTTGTTAAGTGTGCCAATTGTACAAAGAGAAGGATTAAATTTAGATGTTGTCAAAACTTATGATGATGTTGACAGAATTGCAGGTGAATTATTTGCTCTTAAAGATAGTGAATATGTACTAATTAATGATCTTATAAACTATACACTAGCAGATTTCAAAGGGGATAAATTTTCTCCAGGAAGACTGAAAACTCAGCGTTTTGGTCAAACTTTACTTGATAATAACGAAGAACCAGAACTTAAAGAATATTGTGACTATTTTTTGCGTGTAATTAAGGGTGGATTTGGACAGGATAAGAAGGTATGTGCAGATATCTTTCAGGAAGAAACAAATCATCGTCTCCCTGTTAGGTTAGTAG includes the following:
- a CDS encoding ribbon-helix-helix domain-containing protein, giving the protein MKVSISLPDELVHYVDDRVENRSRLIEGLLQAWRKQQEKQAMVEACLLLDELSNDEEATWQQAAIIDWEVSG
- a CDS encoding type II toxin-antitoxin system PemK/MazF family toxin; this translates as MAASGDYRLGSIWLVSFDPSIGTEIRKTRPAVIISGTAFNQRSKLTVLPITSANPSDRLLPVIVPLIPSVTNRLSSNSFVVSVNPMTFDKRRLIQCLGQVEPNQLEEIQQILVRYLEI
- a CDS encoding MerR family transcriptional regulator produces the protein MVLIEGFTRSETLALTETTSNRLQYLEMKELVIPQRIGKSRKPTVIYTWEQILEIRAIKHLRQEISLQTVRKIVEFLNKSGFDDNLRDKQLVVIDDEVFWIQQDWQDFSEKMPSAMKVGGRSDKGVGQYILLVIPALTEIVNEIWEAARTSEVIDFASFKQRAKVQYTKVISSF
- a CDS encoding HsdM family class I SAM-dependent methyltransferase, producing MSQSGMLELAHKKLYWPKPEQIWEPSGSGPKVYAQLAKEKIEEKITRDKQKFPDAKGAKVSVLAANPEGDETESPIAIICQFTRSVSSVTIKEVHRLAWSFSRARSLITIEPSLIRVWSCCEPPTEEEELKEVASVTKAHLSEQADLSEQAANALQWVELVSGNFFQNHENRFKRSGAADQMLLDNLKEVRQQLEVDGLDVETIHDLLARIIFIQFLFQKQDSKGEPALNERILQDLHSQEVLSKSYRKLSEILDNFDDTYSLFRWLNDKFNGDLFPGKGETEEERESEWQEEIQKVRVEENRYLKKLADFVRGDLKMQDGQFCLWKYYSFDVIPLDFISSIYEEFVNKKAGEGVHYTPEYIVDFILDGVLPWEQTEWDLKILDPACGSGIFLVKAFQRLIYRWELAHDNERISANVLRYLLENNIFGVDIDKEAVRVASFSLYMTMVDSIDPLKYWENQVRFPRLRNQRLIHSDFFAEDKEGFRTDQDAETYDLVLGNAPWGDGTLTPLASEWQKRDKGRWFVPDKNIGPLFLPKAAVLTKPGGQISMMQPVFILILSQLGTAKEFRNNLFSEYCVEEIINLAILRFEIFKNAISPACIITLSVQKPNIEHLIVYICPKPSCSNEDNYYIKIEPQDINTIYLQEAICQPLVWTVLMWGGRRDLNLIQHLARHESLSKYEEKGLVKTRQGVIPGDRKKHQEELLGRRRIWQAKFPQNTFLKLNAKDLPINKDPMTHSRDSTNFSAFEIPQLILKQSWQASSKRFRAAIIEPDEDSHQGVICSETCVSVHIPDDYADLLKTACLIYNSRIAVYYLFLLNASFASERPKVTVGNLLSVPIVQREGLNLDVVKTYDDVDRIAGELFALKDSEYVLINDLINYTLADFKGDKFSPGRLKTQRFGQTLLDNNEEPELKEYCDYFLRVIKGGFGQDKKVCADIFQEETNHRLPVRLVAIYLNKSIHDGIKIEPINSQDLLNRLEQLNKLFMAQPSSDNGGIFYQRVARIYTSTIWNGEQVPTVYLVKPDKIRYWTRSMALRDADEVSADIMLGKANLNQESGALP